GCACGGGACACATTATGGCGTGTGCCACGAGCTTGAAATTGAATTGGCGGAGCAGGTAGTTAGGATGTTGCCAAGTGCCCAAATGGTGCGTTTTTCTAACTCTGGTACTGAAGCCGCAATGTACGCCACTAGGCTTGCACGAGCCTACACCCAGAGAAGCAAAATCGTAAAATTTGAGGGTGGCTGGCACGGCGGATATGATGCGTTACATTTGGCTGTTAAACCTCCCTTTGATATGCCAGAATCGAATGGAATAGCAGAAGGAGCATTGAAAGACACTATAGTGGTACCCTTCAACGATTTACACGAAACGGAGCGAAAAATCAAAGACCAAGAAGTTGCCGCAGTTATAGTTGAACCTGTTCTCGGCGCAGGAGGCTGCATACCTGCAGAAAAAGAATTTTTGAAAGGCTTGAGGGAGCTTTGCAGTCATAAAGACGCCTTGCTAATCTTTGACGAGATTATCACAGGCTTTAGGCTGGCACCTGGAGGAGGGCAGCAATATTACGGCGTCATTCCTGACGTTACCATACTGGGTAAGATTTTAGGAGGAGGCTTCCCGATAGGTGCGATTACTGGCAGAAGAGACATTATGGAAAGAATGGATCCTCTGCTTTTTGAAAGGCTTAAATTATCATTTCAAGGCGGAACTTTCACTGCAAACCCCACGACTTTGAGCGCTGGATTAGAGATGCTTAAGACTTTGGAGGACGGTCGAATAATTAATAGGCTTAATAATGAGGGAGAAAAGGTTCAAAGAGGACTTGAGGACATTTTTAAAAGAGGGAACGTTGATGCTAGAGTTAATCGTGCAGGCTCGCTGTTTCATGTTCATTTCACGAAAGAAGAGGTGAAGAATGCAAACGTTGCCTACAAGGCTGACAGGAAAAAACTTACAGAATATCACATGGCATTGATCAATAACGGCGTCTTCTTCTTACTGGCTAAAAATGGTGGGATAAGCGATGCACATTCTAAAGAGGATTTGGAGAAGCTTTTAGTAGAGACTGAGAGATACGTTAAGAAATCGGGCAGTGATTAGAGGAAAAGCTCTTTTTCAAGTGATCTGAGCATGTCTTTAACTGTCGCTTTTTCGGATTTTAGGTGCGGATAGCCTCTTATAATAGCTATAGGAACACCTTCATCAGCTTGGCCAATCACCAATTCCGCGGCTGATGCTAATTCGTCTGCAACCGCTGTACGTTTTAC
This genomic interval from Candidatus Bathyarchaeota archaeon contains the following:
- a CDS encoding aspartate aminotransferase family protein; translation: MRVVKCVALNGFKNAKSFEVSIQISIYQSLFTGVLMLLQENYASKTVKSKQLYERAKRVLPAGVSYFIRYFEPYPFYIDWARGSKIKDVDGNVYIDFWMGHYTHILGHSPSNIVEAVKKQIEHGTHYGVCHELEIELAEQVVRMLPSAQMVRFSNSGTEAAMYATRLARAYTQRSKIVKFEGGWHGGYDALHLAVKPPFDMPESNGIAEGALKDTIVVPFNDLHETERKIKDQEVAAVIVEPVLGAGGCIPAEKEFLKGLRELCSHKDALLIFDEIITGFRLAPGGGQQYYGVIPDVTILGKILGGGFPIGAITGRRDIMERMDPLLFERLKLSFQGGTFTANPTTLSAGLEMLKTLEDGRIINRLNNEGEKVQRGLEDIFKRGNVDARVNRAGSLFHVHFTKEEVKNANVAYKADRKKLTEYHMALINNGVFFLLAKNGGISDAHSKEDLEKLLVETERYVKKSGSD